Proteins encoded within one genomic window of Acidimicrobiales bacterium:
- a CDS encoding RHS repeat-associated core domain-containing protein: GLRPTIEMGARPYDPQLGRFLTIDPVPGGSANNYDYTNQNPIGATDLDGKLLPPDIAGYFSNPAPTTYVKHYVINGRRYRTVVSRTPLPLYRRNPVTRRYEPVPEPPHIVANKYKRVPDPKINWETVANYSGDCLEGGFLGAAYGSGVPILGNVAGAILGCAFVSGGQLLFNHIK; encoded by the coding sequence CGGGCTACGCCCCACCATCGAGATGGGCGCCCGACCGTATGACCCTCAACTCGGCAGATTCCTCACCATCGACCCCGTCCCCGGCGGCTCCGCCAACAACTACGACTACACCAACCAAAACCCCATCGGCGCCACCGACCTCGACGGAAAGCTGCTACCGCCGGACATCGCCGGCTACTTCAGCAATCCGGCACCGACGACCTACGTCAAGCACTATGTCATTAACGGGCGACGCTACCGAACCGTCGTTAGCCGTACGCCGCTCCCCTTGTATCGACGCAACCCGGTAACCCGCCGATACGAACCCGTGCCCGAACCGCCTCACATTGTCGCCAATAAGTACAAGAGAGTTCCAGATCCAAAGATCAACTGGGAGACAGTCGCGAACTATTCCGGTGATTGCCTAGAGGGTGGGTTCCTTGGAGCAGCCTACGGCTCGGGTGTTCCGATCCTTGGCAACGTGGCCGGAGCGATACTCGGTTGTGCGTTCGTGTCGGGCGGTCAGCTGTTGTTCAACCACATCAAATGA
- a CDS encoding RHS repeat-associated core domain-containing protein yields the protein MLDSAGVVTARMLGLPGGVTVTRQASGDVWSYPNVHGDVAATTNSAGVKTSPTLRYDPFGNPLAGVADNLPGDYDYAWLGTKTRPVEHQPGLRPTIEMGARPYDPALGRFLTIDPIPGGTANNYDYTNQNPIGATDLGGLLMPCGATGTTNCNHGHQGAIGKVARKILRERDRQRRRIIDQGVMNGGFHIIRPGAEHAPGESRRSIRCSREGMGGIGHGSTVGRMNWGPLRTVFSVGKAIVKGVIGCAKAAPFGSIGGGAAAAELGPEAIPFGGLAGGLAGCGYGAAQANNPGMPPGAPILPR from the coding sequence GTGTTGGACAGCGCCGGGGTGGTGACGGCCCGCATGTTGGGGTTGCCGGGCGGGGTGACCGTCACCCGCCAGGCCAGCGGTGACGTGTGGAGCTACCCGAACGTTCACGGCGACGTCGCCGCCACCACCAATAGTGCCGGTGTCAAGACCAGCCCGACGCTGCGGTATGACCCGTTCGGTAACCCGCTCGCCGGTGTCGCCGACAACCTGCCCGGCGACTACGACTACGCCTGGCTCGGCACCAAAACCCGCCCCGTCGAACACCAACCCGGCCTCCGACCCACCATCGAGATGGGCGCCCGACCCTACGACCCCGCGCTCGGCAGATTCCTCACCATCGACCCCATCCCCGGCGGCACCGCCAACAACTACGACTACACCAACCAAAACCCCATCGGCGCCACCGACCTAGGCGGCCTACTGATGCCGTGCGGTGCCACCGGCACCACCAACTGCAACCACGGCCACCAAGGCGCCATCGGCAAAGTCGCACGCAAGATCCTCCGGGAGCGAGACCGCCAGAGAAGGCGCATCATCGACCAGGGAGTCATGAACGGCGGCTTTCACATCATCCGTCCAGGTGCCGAACACGCCCCAGGGGAGAGCCGACGATCAATACGCTGCAGCCGTGAAGGTATGGGCGGAATCGGACATGGGTCGACGGTTGGCAGGATGAATTGGGGGCCGCTCCGGACGGTCTTCTCCGTAGGAAAGGCAATCGTGAAGGGTGTGATCGGATGCGCAAAGGCCGCTCCGTTCGGGTCCATTGGTGGTGGAGCCGCTGCCGCGGAGCTCGGACCTGAGGCCATTCCGTTCGGGGGCTTGGCTGGCGGTCTGGCTGGGTGCGGCTATGGCGCCGCGCAGGCGAACAACCCGGGCATGCCGCCGGGCGCGCCAATTCTTCCACGATAA
- a CDS encoding cytochrome c-type biogenesis protein CcmH, translated as MTRAAKQRFPWWLPWGLLAIAVVVLLVIGAQPRHHLSLDERTDRVARTIKCPACTDESVATSDAPVSRAARKLIRQQLAAGRSPDQIRAYFVSRYDRSILLTPSRSGFDSLVWILPVVVGLLGAGGLGLAFWRWRQRDPAAVSDDDRALVAAALAADGGGASGGGAGSPGSRPETDA; from the coding sequence ATGACCCGAGCGGCCAAGCAGCGGTTCCCGTGGTGGTTGCCGTGGGGCCTGCTGGCGATCGCGGTGGTGGTGCTGCTGGTGATCGGCGCGCAGCCGCGGCATCACCTGTCGCTCGACGAGCGCACCGACCGGGTGGCGCGCACGATCAAGTGCCCGGCCTGCACCGACGAGTCGGTGGCCACGTCCGACGCGCCGGTTTCGCGTGCGGCGCGCAAGCTGATCCGTCAGCAGCTCGCCGCCGGACGGTCGCCCGACCAGATCCGTGCCTACTTCGTGAGCCGTTACGACCGGTCGATCCTGCTGACGCCCAGCCGCTCGGGGTTCGACAGCCTGGTGTGGATCCTGCCGGTGGTGGTGGGACTGCTCGGCGCGGGCGGTCTCGGGCTCGCGTTCTGGCGCTGGCGCCAGCGCGACCCGGCCGCGGTGAGCGACGACGACCGTGCCCTGGTGGCCGCCGCGCTCGCGGCGGACGGAGGGGGTGCGTCGGGTGGGGGCGCGGGTTCGCCGGGCAGCCGCCCGGAGACCGACGCGTGA
- a CDS encoding redoxin domain-containing protein, whose product MTPERSSATPPGPARRRPRWAALAAIPVGVVVVVLIVVLAVSKQAGDSADSNLVGKAAPGLTGKLLDSASGKVTSTSFDLPAQPGKWVVVNFFASWCVPCRDEAPELKKWAEAHEAAGDGELVQIVYQESPSDSARFFRDNGGSSWPVVVGDTGNLSLDWGVAKVPETFLVDPSGRIVLKVIAPVTQAWLDRQIAEFQQAAG is encoded by the coding sequence ATGACGCCCGAGCGGAGCTCCGCGACGCCACCTGGGCCGGCGCGCCGCCGCCCCCGCTGGGCGGCGCTGGCGGCCATCCCGGTCGGCGTGGTGGTGGTCGTGTTGATCGTGGTGCTCGCGGTGTCGAAGCAAGCGGGCGACTCGGCCGACTCCAACTTGGTGGGCAAGGCTGCGCCGGGCCTCACCGGCAAGCTGCTCGACTCGGCCAGCGGCAAGGTGACGTCCACGTCGTTCGACCTGCCTGCGCAGCCGGGCAAGTGGGTGGTGGTGAACTTCTTCGCGTCGTGGTGCGTGCCGTGCCGCGACGAAGCCCCTGAGCTCAAGAAGTGGGCCGAAGCGCACGAGGCGGCCGGCGACGGCGAGCTGGTGCAGATCGTGTACCAGGAGAGCCCGTCGGACAGCGCCCGGTTCTTTCGCGACAACGGCGGGTCGTCGTGGCCGGTGGTGGTGGGCGACACCGGGAACTTGTCGCTCGACTGGGGAGTGGCGAAGGTGCCCGAGACGTTCCTGGTCGACCCGTCGGGCCGGATCGTGCTCAAGGTGATCGCGCCTGTCACGCAGGCCTGGCTCGACCGCCAGATCGCCGAGTTCCAACAGGCGGCCGGATGA
- a CDS encoding heme lyase CcmF/NrfE family subunit — protein MNASLGTLGVVIAFVGSVLGVVTLVWALLKRRDDVLATSPWFAGVVLVGGVVAVAAMQRALITRDFTVKYVADNGSSRTPRLFNIATMWSALEGSILLWGLVLGGFIAAVVWKFRKRLTDPLFGWAMVTMLVVAAFFFGLMMGPANPFRRYNPGPGFDGPGPNPLLQNNLLVAYHPPMLYLGFVGFTVPFAFAIAALITGRVGEGWLLETRRWTLLAWAFLTAGIILGAWWSYEVLGWGGYWAWDPVENASFLPWITGTAYLHSVMVQERRGMLRVWNLSLVCATFSLTILGTFLTRSGVLDSVHAFSDSTLGPLLLGFFAVVVLVSVTLIGWRGDRLRSPGRIDSPVSREGAFLINNLLFAAFAFVVLLGTVFPLIVEALRNNRISVGSPYFDRLSMPIAIALLFMMAVAPVLPWRKASMETLRTRLIIPGWCGAAAIFIAEVAGARGLGQLVAFGLGGFAAGAAGRQLVLATRRNGWRGLVGRTNGGMVVHLGVVILAVGIAASSSYSTHQEFTLTPGQTVVVDGHRITYHQTRTVAEKARTSVIAAVSVDGATKHPALRQFPNASQAIGSPSVQSSFTQDVYLALLDSDTSTGKITLRVIVEPLVSWIWAGGAVIFGGSLLAAFPGRRRRPTAPVSEGLGTPAAPVDEPEADTDLEPVPTGAPT, from the coding sequence GTGAACGCCTCGCTCGGCACCCTCGGTGTCGTCATCGCGTTCGTGGGCAGCGTCCTCGGCGTCGTCACCCTCGTGTGGGCGCTGCTGAAGCGTCGTGACGACGTGTTGGCGACCAGCCCCTGGTTCGCCGGGGTGGTGCTGGTGGGCGGCGTGGTGGCGGTGGCCGCCATGCAGCGGGCGCTGATCACCCGCGACTTCACGGTGAAGTACGTGGCCGACAACGGGTCCTCGCGCACGCCGCGGTTGTTCAACATCGCCACCATGTGGAGCGCGCTCGAGGGCTCGATCCTGCTGTGGGGTCTCGTGCTGGGAGGCTTCATCGCCGCGGTGGTGTGGAAGTTCCGCAAGCGCCTCACCGACCCGCTGTTCGGCTGGGCGATGGTCACCATGTTGGTGGTCGCGGCGTTCTTCTTCGGCCTCATGATGGGCCCGGCCAACCCGTTCCGCCGCTACAACCCCGGGCCCGGGTTCGATGGTCCCGGCCCGAACCCGCTGCTGCAGAACAACCTGCTGGTCGCGTACCACCCGCCGATGCTGTACCTCGGCTTCGTCGGCTTCACCGTGCCGTTCGCGTTCGCCATCGCCGCGCTGATCACCGGCCGCGTCGGCGAAGGCTGGCTGCTCGAGACCCGCCGGTGGACGCTGCTGGCGTGGGCGTTCCTCACCGCCGGCATCATCCTCGGGGCCTGGTGGAGCTACGAGGTGCTCGGCTGGGGCGGCTACTGGGCGTGGGACCCGGTCGAGAACGCGTCGTTCCTGCCGTGGATCACCGGGACCGCGTACCTCCACTCGGTCATGGTGCAAGAGCGTCGCGGCATGTTGCGGGTCTGGAACTTGTCGCTGGTGTGCGCCACGTTCTCGCTCACGATCCTGGGCACGTTCCTCACCCGATCGGGCGTGCTCGACTCGGTCCACGCGTTCTCCGACTCCACGCTGGGGCCGCTGCTGCTCGGGTTCTTCGCGGTGGTCGTGCTGGTCAGCGTGACCCTCATCGGGTGGCGCGGCGATCGCTTGCGCTCGCCCGGCCGCATCGACTCGCCGGTGTCGCGCGAAGGCGCGTTCTTGATCAACAACCTGCTCTTCGCCGCGTTCGCGTTCGTGGTGCTGTTGGGCACGGTGTTCCCGCTGATCGTCGAAGCGCTCCGCAACAACCGCATCAGCGTCGGCTCCCCGTACTTCGACCGCCTCTCGATGCCGATCGCGATCGCGCTGCTGTTCATGATGGCCGTGGCGCCGGTGCTGCCGTGGCGCAAGGCGTCGATGGAGACCTTGCGCACCCGCTTGATCATCCCGGGGTGGTGTGGCGCGGCCGCGATCTTCATCGCCGAAGTCGCGGGCGCGCGGGGCCTCGGTCAGCTCGTGGCGTTCGGGCTCGGCGGGTTTGCGGCGGGCGCGGCGGGCCGACAACTCGTGCTCGCGACGCGCCGCAACGGTTGGCGTGGCCTGGTGGGGCGCACCAACGGTGGCATGGTCGTGCACCTCGGGGTCGTGATCTTGGCGGTCGGGATCGCCGCGTCGTCGAGCTACTCGACGCATCAGGAGTTCACGCTCACACCCGGGCAGACCGTGGTGGTCGACGGCCACCGCATCACGTACCACCAGACCCGCACCGTCGCCGAGAAAGCGCGCACGTCGGTGATCGCGGCGGTCAGCGTCGACGGCGCCACCAAGCACCCGGCGCTGCGCCAGTTCCCCAACGCCAGCCAGGCGATCGGCAGCCCGTCGGTGCAGTCGAGCTTCACCCAGGACGTGTACCTGGCGTTGCTCGACAGCGACACGTCGACCGGCAAGATCACGTTGCGGGTGATCGTCGAGCCGCTGGTGAGCTGGATCTGGGCGGGCGGAGCGGTGATCTTCGGCGGCTCGCTGCTCGCCGCCTTCCCCGGCCGGCGCCGCCGGCCCACCGCTCCGGTGTCGGAAGGGCTGGGCACCCCGGCTGCGCCGGTCGACGAGCCCGAGGCTGACACCGATCTCGAGCCGGTCCCCACCGGCGCGCCGACATGA